Proteins encoded by one window of Salvia splendens isolate huo1 chromosome 5, SspV2, whole genome shotgun sequence:
- the LOC121805084 gene encoding HBS1-like protein isoform X1: MPRKVNYGVDYDDDYEDDYNDDYDYDYDEEVEENGITAKTMPAKEVGTAKVWRCPICTYDNEDSMSACDICGILRNPLVKSNIQINDVAVGGKCKDSGVSVMAKSLFASLPQHRVQPFIFEVQDDVSSTDNHLNFHKFRNMRSTFSEFSSAFSNQNHKRVNIAPFKFNVPSPDDLVSSGLQSLKMKSKDNQRDTTIPVELELSAKDQESTSASVTRQRGNGVNEKDYAPTSGSIPGMPHSNVNTEAMSSKTGKVEKTIERKTASISDFTPETWMIPETVDGELSQLNLAIVGHVDSGKSTLSGRLLHLSGRISQKLMHKYEKEAKQQGKGSFAYAWALDESAEERERGITMTVGVAFFTSKKYHIVLLDSPGHRDFVPNMISGATQADAAILVVDASMGSFEAGIDATGGQTREHAQLIRSFGVDQIIVLVNKMDVVGYSKERFDFVKQKLGTFLRTCGFKESSISWVPASVMENQNLVANSSDSRLSWYRGPFLMDAIDSLQLPARDYSKPLQIPICDVKSQSQSQVSACGKLETGAIRPGLKVLVMPSKEIATVRSLERDSQPCSIARAGDNVTVNLQGIEGNRVTAGSVICHPDYPVQVASQLEMKILVLEISTPIVIGSQLEFHIHHAKEAAKIVKILSLLDPKTGNVTKKSPRCLLSKQNAMVEVALQGPVCVEEYSSCRALGRVFLRASGRTIGLGVVTQIIKREN; encoded by the exons ATGCCTCGCAAAGTGAACTATGGAGTTGATTACGATGATGATTATGAAGATGACTATAATGATGActatgattatgattatgatgAAGAGGTTGAAGAAAACG GTATCACAGCTAAGACGATGCCTGCAAAAGAAGTCGGGACGGCTAAGGTCTGGCGATGCCCAATTTGTACTTACGATAATGAAGATAGTATGTCTGCATGTGATATATGTGGGATCTTACGTAACCCTTTGGTCAAGAGCAATATCCAAATCAATGATGTTGCAG TGGGCGGCAAATGCAAAGATTCTGGAGTATCTGTGATGGCCAAGTCTCTTTTTGCATCATTGCCGCAACATAGGGTCCAACCATTCATCTTTGAAGTGCAGGATGATGTTTCTTCCACAGATAACCACCTTAACTTCCACAAATTCAGAAATATGCGCAGCACTTTTTCGGAATTCAGTAGTGCTTTTAGTAATCAAAATCATAAAAGAGTTAATATAG CCCCTTTCAAGTTTAATGTTCCTTCTCCGGATGATTTGGTGTCAAGTGGACTGCAATCACTGAAAATGAAATCCAAAG ATAATCAGAGGGACACAACTATTCCCGTTGAACTGGAGTTGTCTGCTAAGGATCAAGAGTCCACTTCAGCATCAGTAACAAGGCAGAGAGGTAATGGAGTTAATGAGAAAGATTATGCTCCAACCAGTGGAAGCATACCTGGGATGCCTCATAGCAATGTGAATACTGAGGCTATGTCTTCCAAAACTGGAAAAGTAGAAAAGACTATTGAGAGAAAAACAGCATCAATTTCTGACTTCACTCCTGAGACATGGATGATCCCGGAAACAGTTGATGGTGAACTGAGCCAGCTAAATCTTGCGATT GTTGGCCATGTTGATTCTGGGAAGTCAACACTTTCAGGAAGGTTGCTTCATTTATCGGGACGGATATCACAGAAATTGATGCACAAATATGAAAAAGAAGCTAAACAACAG GGAAAAGGATCTTTTGCTTATGCATGGGCATTAGATGAAAGTGCTGAAGAAAGGGAAAGGGGTATAACAATGACAGTGGGTGTTGCTTTCTTCACTTccaaaaaatatcacattgtgCTGCTTGACTCCCCTGGACATAGAGATTTTGTTCCAAACATGATCTCAGGAGCAACGCAAGCAGATGCTGCAATTTTAGTTGTTGATGCTTCAATGGGTTCATTTGAAGCTGGCATAGATGCTACTGGGGGGCAAACAAGGGAACATGCACAGCTGATTAGAAGCTTCGGAGTTGATCAGATTATTGTTCTTGTCAACAAAATGGATGTGGTGGGATACTCAAAGGAAAGATTTGATTTTGTGAAGCAGAAACTTGGGACATTTCTCCGCACTTGTGGTTTTAAAGAATCTTCTATTTCATGGGTTCCAGCAAGTGTCATGGAAAATCAGAACTTAGTTGCAAACTCTTCTGATTCACGGCTGTCGTG GTATAGAGGACCTTTTTTGATGGATGCAATAGATTCTCTGCAACTTCCTGCAAGAGATTACTCCAAACCACTACAAATTCCTATATGTGATGTTAAGTCACAATCCCAAAGTCAGGTGTCTGCATGTGGGAAACTGGAAACTGGAGCTATTAGACCAGGACTTAAG GTATTGGTTATGCCTTCAAAAGAAATAGCCACAGTTCGCTCGTTGGAACGTGACTCTCAGCCATGTAGTATTGCAAGAGCTGGTGACAACGTAACAGTGAATTTGCAAGGCATTGAGGGCAATCGTGTAACAGCTGGAAGTGTGATATGTCACCCTGACTACCCAGTTCAAGTTGCCAGCCAGTTGGAAATGAAGATTCTGGTCCTTGAAATTTCAACTCCGATTGTTATTGGTTCTCAG TTGGAGTTTCACATACACCACGCGAAAGAGGCTGCAAAAATTGTGAAGATATTGTCTCTGCTTGATCCAAAGACAGGAAACGTAACAAAGAAGTCCCCAAGATGCTTGTTGTCCAAGCAGAATGCCATGGTTGAG GTGGCTTTGCAAGGTCCGGTATGTGTAGAGGAGTACAGCAGCTGCAGAGCTCTGGGAAGAGTGTTCCTTAGAGCTTCAGGAAGGACTATTGGTCTTGGTGTTGTGACTCAAATCATTAAGAGAGAAAACTAG
- the LOC121805084 gene encoding HBS1-like protein isoform X2 codes for MPRKVNYGVDYDDDYEDDYNDDYDYDYDEEVEENGITAKTMPAKEVGTAKVWRCPICTYDNEDSMSACDICGILRNPLVKSNIQINDVAAPFKFNVPSPDDLVSSGLQSLKMKSKDNQRDTTIPVELELSAKDQESTSASVTRQRGNGVNEKDYAPTSGSIPGMPHSNVNTEAMSSKTGKVEKTIERKTASISDFTPETWMIPETVDGELSQLNLAIVGHVDSGKSTLSGRLLHLSGRISQKLMHKYEKEAKQQGKGSFAYAWALDESAEERERGITMTVGVAFFTSKKYHIVLLDSPGHRDFVPNMISGATQADAAILVVDASMGSFEAGIDATGGQTREHAQLIRSFGVDQIIVLVNKMDVVGYSKERFDFVKQKLGTFLRTCGFKESSISWVPASVMENQNLVANSSDSRLSWYRGPFLMDAIDSLQLPARDYSKPLQIPICDVKSQSQSQVSACGKLETGAIRPGLKVLVMPSKEIATVRSLERDSQPCSIARAGDNVTVNLQGIEGNRVTAGSVICHPDYPVQVASQLEMKILVLEISTPIVIGSQLEFHIHHAKEAAKIVKILSLLDPKTGNVTKKSPRCLLSKQNAMVEVALQGPVCVEEYSSCRALGRVFLRASGRTIGLGVVTQIIKREN; via the exons ATGCCTCGCAAAGTGAACTATGGAGTTGATTACGATGATGATTATGAAGATGACTATAATGATGActatgattatgattatgatgAAGAGGTTGAAGAAAACG GTATCACAGCTAAGACGATGCCTGCAAAAGAAGTCGGGACGGCTAAGGTCTGGCGATGCCCAATTTGTACTTACGATAATGAAGATAGTATGTCTGCATGTGATATATGTGGGATCTTACGTAACCCTTTGGTCAAGAGCAATATCCAAATCAATGATGTTGCAG CCCCTTTCAAGTTTAATGTTCCTTCTCCGGATGATTTGGTGTCAAGTGGACTGCAATCACTGAAAATGAAATCCAAAG ATAATCAGAGGGACACAACTATTCCCGTTGAACTGGAGTTGTCTGCTAAGGATCAAGAGTCCACTTCAGCATCAGTAACAAGGCAGAGAGGTAATGGAGTTAATGAGAAAGATTATGCTCCAACCAGTGGAAGCATACCTGGGATGCCTCATAGCAATGTGAATACTGAGGCTATGTCTTCCAAAACTGGAAAAGTAGAAAAGACTATTGAGAGAAAAACAGCATCAATTTCTGACTTCACTCCTGAGACATGGATGATCCCGGAAACAGTTGATGGTGAACTGAGCCAGCTAAATCTTGCGATT GTTGGCCATGTTGATTCTGGGAAGTCAACACTTTCAGGAAGGTTGCTTCATTTATCGGGACGGATATCACAGAAATTGATGCACAAATATGAAAAAGAAGCTAAACAACAG GGAAAAGGATCTTTTGCTTATGCATGGGCATTAGATGAAAGTGCTGAAGAAAGGGAAAGGGGTATAACAATGACAGTGGGTGTTGCTTTCTTCACTTccaaaaaatatcacattgtgCTGCTTGACTCCCCTGGACATAGAGATTTTGTTCCAAACATGATCTCAGGAGCAACGCAAGCAGATGCTGCAATTTTAGTTGTTGATGCTTCAATGGGTTCATTTGAAGCTGGCATAGATGCTACTGGGGGGCAAACAAGGGAACATGCACAGCTGATTAGAAGCTTCGGAGTTGATCAGATTATTGTTCTTGTCAACAAAATGGATGTGGTGGGATACTCAAAGGAAAGATTTGATTTTGTGAAGCAGAAACTTGGGACATTTCTCCGCACTTGTGGTTTTAAAGAATCTTCTATTTCATGGGTTCCAGCAAGTGTCATGGAAAATCAGAACTTAGTTGCAAACTCTTCTGATTCACGGCTGTCGTG GTATAGAGGACCTTTTTTGATGGATGCAATAGATTCTCTGCAACTTCCTGCAAGAGATTACTCCAAACCACTACAAATTCCTATATGTGATGTTAAGTCACAATCCCAAAGTCAGGTGTCTGCATGTGGGAAACTGGAAACTGGAGCTATTAGACCAGGACTTAAG GTATTGGTTATGCCTTCAAAAGAAATAGCCACAGTTCGCTCGTTGGAACGTGACTCTCAGCCATGTAGTATTGCAAGAGCTGGTGACAACGTAACAGTGAATTTGCAAGGCATTGAGGGCAATCGTGTAACAGCTGGAAGTGTGATATGTCACCCTGACTACCCAGTTCAAGTTGCCAGCCAGTTGGAAATGAAGATTCTGGTCCTTGAAATTTCAACTCCGATTGTTATTGGTTCTCAG TTGGAGTTTCACATACACCACGCGAAAGAGGCTGCAAAAATTGTGAAGATATTGTCTCTGCTTGATCCAAAGACAGGAAACGTAACAAAGAAGTCCCCAAGATGCTTGTTGTCCAAGCAGAATGCCATGGTTGAG GTGGCTTTGCAAGGTCCGGTATGTGTAGAGGAGTACAGCAGCTGCAGAGCTCTGGGAAGAGTGTTCCTTAGAGCTTCAGGAAGGACTATTGGTCTTGGTGTTGTGACTCAAATCATTAAGAGAGAAAACTAG
- the LOC121805085 gene encoding coiled-coil domain-containing protein 12-like — MGGGDDESLDAAAAARRERLRALRAAQELLNTPDDDAASENHPGEEENDNVNMKFRNYLPHDKQLQEGKLAPPVLPKFVDPVLAAPPPEENKEDPFLNIAPKKPNWDLRRDVQKRLDKLERRTQKAMLILMEREEANRRSEATENGGED; from the exons ATGGGCGGTGGAGACGATGAATCGCTCGATGCTGCGGCGGCGGCTCGCAGAGAGAGGCTGAGAGCCCTTAGGGCTGCTCAGGAACTCCTCAACACTCCCGACGACGATGCTGCTTCTGAGAATCATCCCGGGGAGGAAGAAAATGA CAATGTTAATATGAAATTTCGGAATTACCTTCCTCACGACAAGCAATTGCAAGAGGGTAAACTTGCCCCGCCCGTGTTACCTAAATTCGTAGACCCAGTACTGGCAGCTCCTCCACCAGAGGAAAATAAAGAG gatcCTTTCCTCAACATAGCACCAAAGAAACCAAATTGGGATTTGAGAAGGGATGTGCAGAAGCGGCTTGACAAGCTCGAAAGGCGCACTCAGAAGGCTATGTTAATACTCATGG AACGGGAGGAAGCAAACAGGAGGTCAGAAGCCACAGAAAATGGTGGAGAAGATTGA